The Daphnia carinata strain CSIRO-1 chromosome 1, CSIRO_AGI_Dcar_HiC_V3, whole genome shotgun sequence sequence AGTAATGCTCCGAAAATAACCTCTTGACCAGGAAGATTGCGTTCGATGCGATCATAGGCACGAAACGTGTCCATTAACAGTGATAGCTTCTTCGACGAACTTGGCGATCCCTATAACGAACAAATGCAAATAAGAAATGtactattaaaaaacaatgtacatggaaaaatgaaacaacctGCTGTGGCGATGGGTGCTTCGGGTCATCACTTCCGGAAAGCATGACGTTGGCGGAATCTCTGACTTCCTGTAAACGACTACGTAAAACTTGTCCCATCAAACTCAGAGCAAGGCTGGCATGTTGCTCCCGTTCCGAATCGAATAAATATTTCTTGTCTGGCTCCGGTTCAGGTTGAAGGGCCAACGCAAGTTCCATTAATAATCGATGATCACGCGTCTCACGTAAAACATCTAATAGCAGGGCTGCACTACGTCCCATGTGCGAAGCGAAGCATCCGGGACGGTCGATTTCGTTAATAGGAATTCGCCAAATTCCATGAAAGAAATTGTTCGATCTggaaaaataacgaaaaacaatCACCATTGTTATCAAGATTATGTGCTTCCTACAATAGAATATACATACCTCCATTCTGTGAATAGCCCTGCAACTCCTGTTGGAAGATGTCTGGCTTGTGCGACTCCTTGTTGCTGTTGAAGCTGAGCAATGGAAGCCGAGATTGGACGGCCAAAAAGTAATTCCCGACATGCATCGATGTTACGATTCACTTTGGAATGGTAGTAATAGTGGGCAAGTCTGTAAAGACCTTTGTAGAAATGCGGAAATCGTCCAACACATTCTTTAATAGCTGCCAGACATATATCGACCATTGCTTGTAAGTCCGGGACAGGTTCATCTCCGTGTGGGTTGATCTGTGCATAATGAGGAGATGAATTAACATTTCAGCTtgcaacaaaagcaaaaaattatACCGTGCTctgattttcaatttctttttcatcttttttttcgtcggaTGAATCAGATGAAGAACTTGAGTCACTATCAGAATCAGAATCGCTAGAATCATCGCTAGATGAGGAAGAAGAGCTTTCGTTGGTTTGAGATTGTGTAGGCAATTCACTAATTGATTTGGATGGCTCGATATCCATTTCTACATCTTTGCACGTTTCAGAAGCTTTTAATATGGATGTGTCTTTTTCTCCCTCAGATAGGACAGGCAGTTCCAATAACACATCGTTTTTCACAGCATCACTATTGAATATATATGGAGTTATTAAAAGAAGATACTTGCGGCTATTAAGATGCTCTGTTATCCTAAAAACAGATAAGAATCGTGCATGACATGAAACTCGCTTACCTTTTAGGTTTGGCAATTCGAATAGCCTGATCAAGGATTTCGTTGAGAATAATAGAAACATCGTAAATTGTAGCCGCTCGACCTTCTAGCTTAACTTCTGGTTctacaggtaaaaaaaaacgtgaaaaatagAATAACAGCAATTTACATTAGCTGCGAAAGATAATACCTGGCTCAGCATTAGTTTTCTTGGTCGGCTTCTCTTCTTCATGTTTCGAAGCTTTCcgtttcttcgtttctttttcttgaatctCTTCCTTTTGCTCAATGGAGACCCTTCGACCACCGTGGGCGAATGCTCCACTTGAAGCCATTTGTAATTGCTTGGAAATTCCAAAGTAGGCAGCGATATCTTGAGGTCTCCCTTCTAAACTCATCAAAGTCTTTAAACAGTGGCTGTGAATGCGGTAATGGATTTCCAGGGCTTCAACGCTGAGCTGCGGGGGTGTATTGTACGGAATACGTCGAGGGTAGGACGCGGATGATTCTTCTAACAACTGAGCGGCACGTTGATAGTGTTCGATAAGTTCACTGAATGGTTTCGAACGTTTTTCCGCAACTTTGCCAAGCATATAATGGTGAAGCCAACGTTCATCCTGATCGTCTCCCGTTCCTTTTTCCATTGCGGTCAACGAGGCTTTATCAGCAGCAATGAAACAGTCTCGGGCAATGTCAAgcattcgttctttttctttctcaagaCGCTCAAACATCTCAATACTCAAGGAATCCGTTTCGTTACGAAGCAGCTGAGAACAGAATGAGTGCAGCATGTAAGCCGTAGATCCTTGTTCGATCCACAAAGTAGTTTGCAACGGGCGTAGGACGAGAGCACGCCTGTATAGAGAAAAAACATTAACGAAGCGAACTAACGAAATTGGAGTGGATAAACATTACCGAAAGCAACGCAGCGCTGCCTCAGCTCGATCGAGAAATGTTGCTAGATTCTTCAGTCGTTCGCACGAATTTAATTTCGTTTCTAATCTACTTGCGATTGCAAGCGCGACAGCTGCCCAAGAATCAAAACGGTCGGGTACCAATGCCAAATCAAGAATATAGTTTTCGATGGCTTTAGCCCactctttatttttgaagtaatAATCTCCCAGTAAATAATAAACGTTTTCAACTTCTTGAGGCACACCGCTGTGGTTTAAATATTTAGGTATATCCGGCCGTTGTCCCTATGACATgtaaggtaatttttttaaatacaagcACATTTTATAACATGTAAGAGTTCCATTACTTGTATAAAACTTTGGATATCTTCCAGTCTATTTCGTGGATCCAGCTCGGGTGGGATTAAACTAGAGACTTTTTGGAGCAACATCTCTTGTTCAGCGTTTGAAGTAGGTTTAACTGTATCAAACTCTGGGAGATCTTGACGGACGGGAAGGAAAAATTCTGCCAGCAGCAATACCCGGTTCCATGTTAAGGAAACTGGTGCAACCGAATGATCTGCCAAAGATctagtttttgattttttgtttgtcggaTAGCCAAGCGCGCAGAAAGAGGCTTGTTCAATAGCCCTTCCTAACTCTTCTCGATCTTCATAGTCTTGCGTTACCCGACGTTTCTTCATCAATACCTATAAGATCCAATgctttcaaaatgtaaaatatgTCTAATTTTTTAACAGATTGAACTATTTCACCTCAAGAAGATAAAGGGCGAAAACGCCACCTTCTAGCATACACCAGGAGTGCTTTCCAAGAAGATCATGTGccgaaagaaggaaaaggatTGAGCATGGTAACGCTTCATCAAGTTCTTCTTCAGATTCATTTTGCGTAGCTTCCAAAGCGTTTTGAGCGGtcctttcctctttcttcACTAAGGCAATACGTTGTTCCTCAAACTCAATGACTCGATGTAAAAGAACCCAAAATACTGGAGAGCCCAATGGCATTTTAGAAGATGTGTCTGGAGCTTCAAGCTGATGAGAACAAATGAGGACTAAATTTTCTGCAAAGCGAACTAACGCCCGACGACTAAGCACACTTAAAGATGTCCGCTTAAATCGCAAGATTTCTTCAATTTCTGTTGAAATTTTCTCAATAACTTTAGACCAGTCTGAGGCAGCCAGACCTCCCACAGGCTGATCGGTCGTGGCGCCTTCTTCAACATTCTTCCGGTTGTAAGCTTCTAGGTATTGCGACGTTGATTCATCTAAAGACTTTTCACTCCAAACCAGATAATCGTCGAAATCTTCGAGCGCAGATAGCCCTTCCAGTAACATATTTATCTGAGTGGGTCTATCTACTGGAACTCGGTACTTATGGTTACTAAGGGGGCCAAAAGAAACAATattgtaataataaatttaaaaagattaACGGAAGCAATAAATTAACTATTAGGCTTACCAGGATTCCGATTCAGAAGTGATAAAAGTTGCCTTCAAAATATTTACAAGCTGtttaaatttcttattttcgtATAGTTTAACCACATCTTTAAGTTGCAAGGTTCTAAAAAGAACTTCTCCCATTTCACTGCAATCAGAAGTATTCAGAATGATAGGTTTATCAACCGAATGAGTAACAACGGATGACAAAGTGAGCGACTGAGGGACTCCACGGATTTGTGGTTTAAAACAGTTGTTTACCTATGAGTCAAGAATAATTTTATAAAAGGAACTATAAATGAATGCGTAGGGAAATTACCATCTGCAAATAGTTTAAGGCAACTTCGACATTGCCATTCTGAAAATGCCAATTACAATGAAGCCAGAAAACCCTAGCTTGAAAACTTTTGGAATGTGTTGCTTGGGTATCTATTGGATCGGCACACTGGAACAAAAACATCAAATCCTCGATGAACCAGGAAGGAATTTGCATATTCGGATCATTTTTCTGACATGAAACCAAAATTTCAGCGTGGATCAGTGCTTCGAAATCGCTAAATTCATCGTGCGATTTATTTTCTTGATGGAATATGTCGGAGACCGGGAGGCCATTTCTTATATAAAATATATGGTATTATTCATAAATGTAGGTTGATAATAATagtaaagaataataaaatacgAGGAGTTACCTAACAATTTGGTATGCATCTTTAAATACGTTGCTAAGTTCCCTAGGCCACAGGAAATCATTTAGTTGTGTTACACACGTACAAAATCTTTCGAGCATTTCCACTATTCTCATTTTGGATTCCTGAGCCTCATGAATAAACGCTGATACggttttttgttcttcggAAAATGGAATAGCATCAGGTACACGATCACAAATTTTGAGGGTTGGCTTTCCTGTGTGGTCAGTTTTTGCTTCCTTTGACGCATCAAAGTTTTCATCCAaactggaaacaaaaaaaaaaaaaaaaggaaacgaaatcAGTTCCAACACTGAAGATGCATGTGGTTCTACCAGACTTACAGTAAACAGGTGGGTAAGAAACTCCTCAGCTCAGCTCGAAGACTGTATATATCTTCTTCTACTTGCTGTGCATAGGCGCGTGAACGAGTAGACCTCCTCTGAATCTCTTTTTCAGATACTGATATTCCGTTTTCCACTGATCGCTTTCTTTTCCTGCTTTCTGGTTTCGTTACTGGCTCCACTTTTAAGGCTGGATCCAATGGACAGTCGACATCAGATTTGGCGACCTCTTCCAAAACTGAATTTTGCCTTGAAAGCTCTTTAGCATGAGGTGCATCATCAACATGAGAGGCGTCTTTTTCGGCTACAGCATGTGTCTGAATATCATTACACTCCATCATTTCAACGCTGCTTGGCAATGACGCTGGattaactgaaattttttcgatttcttccttttcttttggcaGCTCAAGTTCTATCGGGcagctcattttcttttaatgaaaATAGTTAGCAAGGTTTAACATGAAATTCAAGTTGACTTAGAGACCAAAGTTCTTTTTACCATTGGTTTGTTGTTCTCTGACATGGATTTGTAAGTAGCAAGCAAGCTCTCTCCAACAGCTATCCATGTTAacgattcaatttttttcgcCAATGGCATTCCAGGTAAAACCACTTCTGTATAAAGTCCGCCAACATCTTGGCGAAGCCTTTCAGCTTCCTCCATaaattccttcttttcttcttcactatACGGGCAAGTTTCAAACAAATGGACCCTGGCGAAATCCACGTCAATGCGTCGTAAACGTTAGAAACGTTAACTATTTCAGAAGTGAAAGGTAAATACCATTTTTCCTTGAACATTCGTTCAACATCCTCTCTGAATGATGGCGAGACTTGAAAAATAGAATCCCTCAGTATAAGTCCTCTTGTGTAGAAGGCGTCTTTCCCTAGCGCTATATTGATGTAATGAAGGCAAGAAATATCGTCACCTAATCCAAAAAGAACGCTGATAATTCCATCAAGGCAAGGCCAATGATTGGGACTGCACGCCAAACCCTATGGAGTGAGGAACATTTAGAAATAGCGTTGGATAACAGTTTATGGTCTAACTACCTGAAGGAAGGCATGTCGCGCAagctgaaaattttttaaggtcattgaaattttCCCAATATTATGCCATACAGTAACATCAAGCGAATCCACTTCTACAGCCTTTGAGCACAAATgaaattgtttaattattcttAATCTTAGTTTTTAAgtaaaatttccttttctttattttagaTGAAATGTGCTTTTTACCTCAAGATATGCTTCAAGAGCTTCATCAAAATTTCCTTTGGAAGCACATAAGGCTccaatgttttttaaacaagcaTATTTAATTTGAAGACAAGATGACAACGTAGCTAGGTCTCTATTGCCTTCATCTTCCTTTTCATCCACGGAAGCCTAATGTTTTGAACAACTGTtagaaaaattgcaaatagaaattatttgaaaatggaattacATTTTCAATGCAAGACAAAGCCAGTGTTTGATGGAAAAGCTTGAGGGCAGCATCCAGTTCATTTTTCTGCCTGAGATCTAGCGCTTCTTTGTACAAATTCAAAGATTCAGCCTCCTAGGAAAATAATAAGCATACAGGTTTAATGGCACACTTGGAGCTTCAATGCCTACTTGTTCTTCATGTAATTTTAGCACCATAAGGTGTAGTGCCAAATTTTACTTACTTCTACTTCTTTCGTTGGTACCAGAGGCTCATCAACTCCAGAACTTTCCTCCGAAAGTTCTTCGTTTAATGCGGAAATCCTCAACATTCCGTGCTAAAAATTTTAGTATGCCATTGAATGTTTTCCATACATTTGTTCTATACATGAATAAATTCGTTGTATATTAAATTACATAGAAGTACCGCACAACCTTCTTACTATGCAGATTAAGTAGATGCAAAAATATATTCAGAAATATGTTTTTTCAGATGCATCAGTCGGAACCATAATCTACAATCCCAGACGccaacaaatattttcaaagCCTGAAAAACAGCAGACGACAGCTGTAAGTTTCctgttcaaagaaaaacaaatgagcaaCGTAAGCCTTCATTTCCTTTGCGGTTTGCTGTCTGCTAGCTTCAATTCGATTCACTCAATCGAAATTCGCTGTGTAATAGGGTGACTGGCTCTGATACAAATTAAGAGTTTCGTTTAGTTAAATTGtattgaaaatgttttcaatttcacATCTGCGCAATTTCCAAGGAAGAAATGTAAGTTTAGCTAGTTAAAGTGGAATCATCATCTACAGCTTTGAACCGTTCCTGTTCTTCTGCTTATTAACGCCATTCAAATACACGTctaggttttta is a genomic window containing:
- the LOC130690882 gene encoding calcineurin-binding protein cabin-1-like, which translates into the protein MLRISALNEELSEESSGVDEPLVPTKEVEEAESLNLYKEALDLRQKNELDAALKLFHQTLALSCIENASVDEKEDEGNRDLATLSSCLQIKYACLKNIGALCASKGNFDEALEAYLEAVEVDSLDVTVWHNIGKISMTLKNFQLARHAFLQGLACSPNHWPCLDGIISVLFGLGDDISCLHYINIALGKDAFYTRGLILRDSIFQVSPSFREDVERMFKEKWVHLFETCPYSEEEKKEFMEEAERLRQDVGGLYTEVVLPGMPLAKKIESLTWIAVGESLLATYKSMSENNKPMKMSCPIELELPKEKEEIEKISVNPASLPSSVEMMECNDIQTHAVAEKDASHVDDAPHAKELSRQNSVLEEVAKSDVDCPLDPALKVEPVTKPESRKRKRSVENGISVSEKEIQRRSTRSRAYAQQVEEDIYSLRAELRSFLPTCLLLDENFDASKEAKTDHTGKPTLKICDRVPDAIPFSEEQKTVSAFIHEAQESKMRIVEMLERFCTCVTQLNDFLWPRELSNVFKDAYQIVRNGLPVSDIFHQENKSHDEFSDFEALIHAEILVSCQKNDPNMQIPSWFIEDLMFLFQCADPIDTQATHSKSFQARVFWLHCNWHFQNGNVEVALNYLQMVNNCFKPQIRGVPQSLTLSSVVTHSVDKPIILNTSDCSEMGEVLFRTLQLKDVVKLYENKKFKQLVNILKATFITSESESCNHKYRVPVDRPTQINMLLEGLSALEDFDDYLVWSEKSLDESTSQYLEAYNRKNVEEGATTDQPVGGLAASDWSKVIEKISTEIEEILRFKRTSLSVLSRRALVRFAENLVLICSHQLEAPDTSSKMPLGSPVFWVLLHRVIEFEEQRIALVKKEERTAQNALEATQNESEEELDEALPCSILFLLSAHDLLGKHSWCMLEGGVFALYLLEVLMKKRRVTQDYEDREELGRAIEQASFCALGYPTNKKSKTRSLADHSVAPVSLTWNRVLLLAEFFLPVRQDLPEFDTVKPTSNAEQEMLLQKVSSLIPPELDPRNRLEDIQSFIQGQRPDIPKYLNHSGVPQEVENVYYLLGDYYFKNKEWAKAIENYILDLALVPDRFDSWAAVALAIASRLETKLNSCERLKNLATFLDRAEAALRCFRRALVLRPLQTTLWIEQGSTAYMLHSFCSQLLRNETDSLSIEMFERLEKEKERMLDIARDCFIAADKASLTAMEKGTGDDQDERWLHHYMLGKVAEKRSKPFSELIEHYQRAAQLLEESSASYPRRIPYNTPPQLSVEALEIHYRIHSHCLKTLMSLEGRPQDIAAYFGISKQLQMASSGAFAHGGRRVSIEQKEEIQEKETKKRKASKHEEEKPTKKTNAEPEPEVKLEGRAATIYDVSIILNEILDQAIRIAKPKSDAVKNDVLLELPVLSEGEKDTSILKASETCKDVEMDIEPSKSISELPTQSQTNESSSSSSSDDSSDSDSDSDSSSSSDSSDEKKDEKEIENQSTINPHGDEPVPDLQAMVDICLAAIKECVGRFPHFYKGLYRLAHYYYHSKVNRNIDACRELLFGRPISASIAQLQQQQGVAQARHLPTGVAGLFTEWRSNNFFHGIWRIPINEIDRPGCFASHMGRSAALLLDVLRETRDHRLLMELALALQPEPEPDKKYLFDSEREQHASLALSLMGQVLRSRLQEVRDSANVMLSGSDDPKHPSPQQGSPSSSKKLSLLMDTFRAYDRIERNLPGQEVIFGALLIEGFKIYRGARDQNESDTNMMEQALAFCRNKQAQSRARVGGVRGGMASSLGVVSSRGKRAYTTSRRGRPPGVSRPTVKDLINTSTLPVQTAPSSSSGQNSANVMQEAMKLLQSAGGSINNLPQHLKNIPGISNLLALFSNPTGDKASADTPAPAAPSPRPVPKKESSTPKPVPPTAPAAVASTSQPVLQTSSMYNPLLHSLASVGGASSTPASLAGLGMMDPALLSMFSNPYLNPMSMFGIGGPMGGADASSMSKMQQDYQQQLANWMQASLAQSYVLSNMTPPYFASQRGRGRGNRKSSSSRHSSKTYSGSTESKTNLSGTGEASGSGMANTTRTSTPDSSTRNKPLDFMRRSDSTEGSKPSGKSTENRTSSAAKFPNDFKLPPPLFDSSMMRQLNQQDPNMQHKSVHSAEAHKKKSHPSSHSSGRPHKKAMTAPTIDVSKLIAGFSPAFDMGRLGKMEPKTKDSSSSSRGKTPKVSSDLHPPPYPSKPSSSKPMGHKEPTAPPFPNISLGRDITVTATSASAKPIVSQSAFLGSSSSTGRVKQSHFSQPSPHSYAGVASTSQQIAHASSIGRSDPHNIAFSVLQNLPSSMSLLVKPNSASHAKHTSKAQTGPIDLVVNKSNQQSSNPIAPLPKLTPAPKFQGNKKGIPSQAPPLSLKAVTSASPIPPFLSNASSSQSTSQIGVARNLSNQKPLEKTNKAPGKDSGDDSDVVVLD